In the genome of Oncorhynchus mykiss isolate Arlee chromosome 18, USDA_OmykA_1.1, whole genome shotgun sequence, one region contains:
- the LOC110496404 gene encoding cAMP-dependent protein kinase inhibitor alpha-like, producing the protein MTEVVEPKLDFASSGRSGRRNALPDILGSPAGVNPTDLPLKLAELNLTDVQGEAQSPTAEEAPPPPESSEGNEGS; encoded by the exons ATGACGGAAGTGGTAGAGCCCAAGCTGGACTTTGCATCCTCGGGTCGCTCGGGGAGAAGGAACGCCCTACCTGACATCCTGGGGTCACCGGCTGGGGTCAACCCCACTGACCTTCCACTCAAACTGGCCGAGCTCAACCTCACAG aTGTTCAGGGAGAAGCCCAGTCTCCCACGGCGGAGGAGGCCCCACCCCCTCCAGAGAGCTCTGAGGGGAATGAAGGATCATAA